One window of the Sebastes umbrosus isolate fSebUmb1 chromosome 1, fSebUmb1.pri, whole genome shotgun sequence genome contains the following:
- the fam219aa gene encoding protein FAM219A isoform X3, with protein sequence MNYKPSPLQVQIEKQRDLARKGSVKNGTVGSPVNQQPKKNARTRLVVPNKGYSSLDQSPDEKPLVALDTDSDDDFDMSRYSSSGYSSAEVRCLRDQQINQDLNIQLLKDGYRLDEIPDDEDLDLIPPKAVNPTCMCCQAASSTACQIQ encoded by the exons AGAAACAGAGGGACCTCGCCAGGAAGGGATCAGTGAAGAATGGCACCGTGGGAAGTCCCGTCAATCAACAACCTAAGAAGAATGCCAGGACAAG gttggTGGTGCCAAACAAAGGCTACTCCTCTTTAGACCAGAGCCCAGATGAGAAGCCCCTGGTAGCACTGGACACTGACAG TGACGATGACTTCGACATGTCCAGATACTCCTCATCAGGATACTCCTCAGCCGAGGTGAGATGTCTGAGGGACCAG CAGATCAACCAGGACCTGAACATCCAGCTCCTGAAGGATGGGTACCGGCTCGACGAGATCCCGGACGACGAGGACCTGGATCTGATCCCCCCCAAAGCAGTCAACCCCACCTGCATGTGCTGCCAGGCTGCTTCCTCCACAGCCTGTCAAATCCAGTAG
- the zgc:109965 gene encoding nicalin-1, producing the protein MRQDRWETDWGRNRTQAGRDIMLLRHLRVAAAVLLLLLCVQRLHGSALPAVSSYEFTAYRMQQYNLVQQKHGCRGAIVVAEARSADEPVLTRRCVIMKVPDFNTERYLEAQRQNAAAIMILLPKNISSISHETVQSFMVSESEALLKETLMPVYVVPEDEQLLCMYEEVKQAAATRTSSIFVRVLRSMVTATAFQILVSNNVAIKGITDNTIATLEGVLPGAGEDAPTIVITAHYDSYGLAPWLSYGADSNGSGVTILLELARLFQKLYSSHSTRPPYHLMFSLTGGGKYNFLGTKRWIEENLDHAESSLLHDNVAFVLCLDTLANNDELYMHVSRHPKPDTPMHSFIQQLEEVVSSRFPWVKMGLVHKKINLVESTVAWEHERYSLRRIPSFTLSHLEDSKSELRGSMLDTMSQVDFRKMKRNGIIIAEALARYMYNLSDKGSPKDVQIFKGQLDFHDGRMSSLMSFLTSVPRATQLLDKEPSHILLVNSLEHEFKRCLQQVHRHTFRQDKRDPDITFFDQMNQPIVMYRVKPAAFDLFLGGCIAAYLGIVYYTIQNFGYLYTKLKAAVKSKHE; encoded by the exons ATGAGACAGGACCGCTGGGAGACAG ATTGGGGCCGTAACAGAACGCAGGCAGGACGTGACATCATGCTGCTCAGACACCTGCGTGTCGCCGCtgccgtgctgctgctgctgctctgtgtccAGCGTCTGCATGGCTCTGCTCTCCCCGCTGTTTCCTCCTATGAGTTCACAGCCTACAGGATGCAACAGTACAACTTGGTACAACAGAAGCATG GTTGCCGTGGAGCCATCGTGGTGGCTGAGGCTCGCTCAGCGGACGAGCCGGTGCTGACCCGTCGCTGCGTCATCATGAAGGTGCCGGACTTCAACACAGAGAGATACCTGGAGGCCCAGAGGCAAAACGCTGCTGCCATCATGATCCTGCTGCCTAAAAATATCTCCAGTATCTCCCACGAAACTGTACAG TCCTTcatggtgagtgagagtgaggcCTTGCTGAAGGAGACCCTCATGCCCGTTTATGTGGTGCCTGAGGATGAACAGCTGCTGTGCATGTATGAGGAGGTCAAGCAAGCTGCAGCCACCCGGACCTCATCTATATTCGTCAGAG TCCTTCGAAGTATGGTTACCGCTACGGCCTTCCAGATCTTAGTGAGCAACAATGTCGCCATTAAGGGCATCACTGACAACACCATCGCCACACTGGAG GGAGTGCTTCCCGGAGCCGGAGAGGATGCACCAACTATCGTCATCACCGCCCACTATGATTCCTACGGGCTGGCACCA TGGTTGTCGTATGGAGCAGACTCTAATGGCAGCGGGGTCACCATCCTGCTAGAGTTGGCACGTCTCTTCCAGAAGCTTTATAGTAGCCATAGCACCAGACCACC ATATCATTTAATGTTCTCCTTAACCGGAGGAGGAAAGTACAATTTCCTCGGCACTAAGAGGTGGATTGAAGAGAATCTGGACCATGCTG agTCCAGCCTGCTGCATGACAATGTGGCATTTGTTCTGTGTTTGGACACACTGGCCAACAATGATGAACTGTACATGCACGTGTCCCGCCATCCTAAACCGGACACTCCCATGCACTCTTTCATTCAACAGCTGGAGGAG GTGGTGTCCTCCAGATTTCCCTGGGTGAAGATGGGATTGGTCCATAAGAAGATCAATCTGGTGGAGTCCACAGTGGCCTGGGAGCACGAGCGTTACAGCCTGCGCAGGATACCAAGTTTCACTCTGTCTCATCTGGAAGACTCCAAATCTGAGCTCCGAGGCTCCATGCTAGACACCAT GTCACAAGTGGACTTCAGGAAAATGAAGCGTAACGGCATCATCATAGCAGAAGCACTGGCACGTTATATGTACAATCTCTCTGACAAG GGTTCACCAAAAGATGTGCAGATTTTCAAGGGCCAGTTG GACTTTCACGACGGCCGTATGTCCAGTCTGATGTCCTTCCTGACGTCTGTCCCTCGGGCCACCCAGCTGCTGGACAAGGAGCCCAGTCACATCCTGCTGGTTAACTCACTGGAGCATGAGTTCAAACGCTGCCTGCAGCAGGTTCACAGACACACCTTCCGACAGGACAAGAG GGACCCTGATATTACCTTTTTTGATCAAATGAACCAACCAATAGTGATGTACAG AGTGAAGCCTGCAGCTTTTGATCTCTTCCTTGGCGGCTGCATTGCTGCTTATCTGGGGATTGTTTACTACACCATTCAG AATTTTGGTTATCTCTACACGAAGCTCAAAGCGGCGGTGAAATCCAAGCACGAGTGA
- the LOC119493848 gene encoding uncharacterized protein LOC119493848, whose product MAPQLYLTMYKEQFASPGTTKREQLRPTSANRRNNPQPRPDFLFPWSLQPNYRSRRTPPQTSPSVDTGRPLFPPVRHLSFHSPVTTCPDNKPNHMPPVNPSTVPALPSADGLQKLQLTEPPSGSGFKLHAALKNPARTGYQRIVHPLTAQQLRQHAGAQLQTRPQTSNPQHYFPRTQYRRSSSGISQDFSGCYSCFHVVKPYQAGHYIIHPEFVSECLR is encoded by the exons ATGGCTCCCCAGCTATACCTCACCATGTACAAAGAGCAGTTTGCCTCTCCTGGCACAACGAAACGAGAACAACTTCGACCCACCTCTGCCAACCGCAGGAACAACCCCCAGCCCCGGCCG GACTTTCTGTTTCCCTGGAGTCTTCAGCCCAACTACAGGTCACGCCGCACACCACCACAGACCTCGCCCTCTGTGGACACTGGCCGTCCACTCTTTCCCCCTGTCAGACATTTATCATTCCACAGTCCAGTTACGACTTGTCCAGACAACAAACCAAACCACATGCCTCCTGTCAACCCATCCACAGTAccagctctgccctctgctGACGGACTGCAGAAACTACAGCTGACTGAGCCTCCGTCTGGCTCTGGATTTAAGCTCCACGCAGCTTTGAAGAACCCAGCAAG AACTGGTTATCAGAGGATTGTTCATCCACTTACAGCACAGCAACTCAG GCAACATGCAGGTGCTCAGCTTCAGACAAGACCCCAAACCAGCAACCCTCAACACTACTTTCCACGGACACAATACCGGAGGTCTAGTTCTGGCATCAGCCAGGATTTTAG CGGGTGCTACAGCTGCTTTCATGTGGTGAAGCCCTACCAAGCAGGACACTACATCATACACCCAGAGTTTGTGTCTGAGTGCCTTCGTTAG